A region from the Zonotrichia leucophrys gambelii isolate GWCS_2022_RI chromosome Z, RI_Zleu_2.0, whole genome shotgun sequence genome encodes:
- the ZNF131 gene encoding zinc finger protein 131 isoform X1: MEAEETMECIQEFPEHYKVILDRLNEQREQDQFTDITLIVDGHHFKAHKAVLAACSQFFHKFFQDFTQEPLVEIEGVSNMAFRHLIEFTYTAKLMVQGEEEANDVWKAAEYLQMLEAIKALEIRNKENSSPLESNEAQGKNKPKKRKIAETSNVITETLPSAESEPVEIEVEIAEGTMKVEDDSIETLEEVASAEQSIKYIQTTGTSDESALALLADITSKYRQGERKCQMQEEGDSATDPSCKQVEGIEIVELQLSHMNNLFHCEKCNRSFKLFYHFKEHMKTHSTENYKCDICNKRYLRESALKQHLTCYHLDEGGASKKQRPGKKIHVCQYCDKQFDHFGHFKEHLRKHTGEKPFECPNCHERFARNSTLKCHLTACQSGAGAKKGRKKLYECQVCNSVFNSWDQFKDHLVIHTGDKPNHCTLCDLWFMQGSELRRHLKEMHNISELLVTEEVLPVEAMEAEPVTSMTIIEQVEQVHVLPVIQVQVDPAQVTVEQMHQDLIHDNQVKGTQMEELQEQVQISYLEVEHIQTEQGAEVHVEQLHVEHVNQIQMEEVQAELIDGTDLEQVEYQSVDQGEAEEKDHNQADDADKEHHEQAEDLKTQQLVDTQNAKVDE; encoded by the exons ATGGAAGCTGAGGAAACGATGGAATGTATCCAGGAATTCCCTGAGCACTATAAAGTTATTTTGGATAGGCTGAATGAACAACGTGAGCAGGACCAGTTTACCGATATCACGCTGATCGTCGATG GTCACCATTTTAAAGCTCATAAGGCAGTTCTTGCTGCCTGTAGCCAGTTCTTCCACAAATTCTTCCAAGATTTCACTCAGGAGCCTTTGGTGGAGATTGAAG GTGTAAGTAACATGGCATTTCGTCACCTAATTGAGTTCACCTATACAGCAAAGCTAATGGTACAAGGTGAGGAAGAAGCAAATGATGTTTGGAAAGCTGCAGAGTATCTACAGATGCTAGAAGCAATCAAAGCACTTGAAATCAG GAACAAAGAAAATTCATCACCCTTAGAATCAAATGAAGCACAAggtaaaaataaaccaaaaaagagGAAGATTGCTGAAACCTCTAATGTTATCACAGAAACACTGCCATCTGCAGAATCAGAGCCTGTTGAAATTGAGGTGGAGATTGCTGAAGGGACGATGAAAGTGGAGGATGACAGCATTGAAACTCTTGAAGAAGTAGCTTCTGCAGAGCAATCCATAAAGTACATACAGACAACAGGTACATCAGATGAATCTGCTTTGGCTCTTTTGGCAGATATCACCAGCAAGTATCgtcagggagagagaaaatgccAGATGCAAGAAGAAGGTGATAGTGCAACTGACCCCTCGTGCAAACAGGTAGAAGGTATTGAAATTGTGGAACTTCAGCTGTCACACATGAACAATTTATTCCACTGTGAGAAATGTAACCGTTCATTTAAATTGTTTTACCATTTTAAGGAACACATGAAAACACACTCTACTGAGAATTACAAATGTGACATATGCAATAAAAGATACCTACGAGAGAGTGCTTTGAAACAGCACCTCACCTGTTACCACCTTGATGAAGGTGGTGCCAGCAAGAAGCAAAGACCTGGCAAGAAAATACATGTATGCCAGTACTGTGACAAGCAGTTTGACCATTTTGGGCATTTTAAAGAGCACCTTCGGAAGCACACAG GTGAAAAACCCTTTGAATGTCCAAACTGCCATGAACGTTTTGCTCGGAATAGCACACTGAAATGTCACCTGACAGCCTGTCAGTCTGGAGCTGGTGctaaaaagggaagaaagaagctGTATGAATGTCAG GTTTGTAACAGCGTATTTAACAGCTGGGATCAGTTCAAAGACCACTTGGTAATACACACTGGTGACAAACCCAACCACTGCACCTTATGTGATCTGTGGTTTATGCAAGGCAGCGAGCTGAGAAGGCATCTCAAAGAAATGCACAATATTTCAGAACTGTTAGTGACAGAAGAGGTTCTTCCAGTGGAAGCTATGGAAGCTGAACCAGTAACGTCAATGACTATAATAGAACAAGTTGAGCAAGTGCATGTCCTACCAGTAATTCAGGTACAAGTGGATCCTGCACAGGTAACCGTGGAACAGATGCACCAGGATCTCATACATGACAATCAAGTGAAAGGCACACAGATGGAGGAACTACAGGAACAGGTGCAGATTAGTTACCTGGAAGTTGAACACATTCAGACTGAACAAGGTGCTGAAGTTCACGTGGAGCAGTTACATGTCGAGCATGTAAATCAAATACAGATGGAAGAAGTACAGGCAGAACTTATAGATGGAACAGACCTTGAGCAAGTAGAATATCAAAGTGTTgatcaaggagaagcagaagaaaaggatCATAATCAAGCAGATGATGCAGATAAGGAACATCATGAGCAAGCTGAAGACTTAAAAACACAACAATTAGTGGATACACAAAATGCAAAAGTGGATGAGTAG
- the ZNF131 gene encoding zinc finger protein 131 isoform X3: MKTHSTENYKCDICNKRYLRESALKQHLTCYHLDEGGASKKQRPGKKIHVCQYCDKQFDHFGHFKEHLRKHTGEKPFECPNCHERFARNSTLKCHLTACQSGAGAKKGRKKLYECQVCNSVFNSWDQFKDHLVIHTGDKPNHCTLCDLWFMQGSELRRHLKEMHNISELLVTEEVLPVEAMEAEPVTSMTIIEQVEQVHVLPVIQVQVDPAQVTVEQMHQDLIHDNQVKGTQMEELQEQVQISYLEVEHIQTEQGAEVHVEQLHVEHVNQIQMEEVQAELIDGTDLEQVEYQSVDQGEAEEKDHNQADDADKEHHEQAEDLKTQQLVDTQNAKVDE, encoded by the exons ATGAAAACACACTCTACTGAGAATTACAAATGTGACATATGCAATAAAAGATACCTACGAGAGAGTGCTTTGAAACAGCACCTCACCTGTTACCACCTTGATGAAGGTGGTGCCAGCAAGAAGCAAAGACCTGGCAAGAAAATACATGTATGCCAGTACTGTGACAAGCAGTTTGACCATTTTGGGCATTTTAAAGAGCACCTTCGGAAGCACACAG GTGAAAAACCCTTTGAATGTCCAAACTGCCATGAACGTTTTGCTCGGAATAGCACACTGAAATGTCACCTGACAGCCTGTCAGTCTGGAGCTGGTGctaaaaagggaagaaagaagctGTATGAATGTCAG GTTTGTAACAGCGTATTTAACAGCTGGGATCAGTTCAAAGACCACTTGGTAATACACACTGGTGACAAACCCAACCACTGCACCTTATGTGATCTGTGGTTTATGCAAGGCAGCGAGCTGAGAAGGCATCTCAAAGAAATGCACAATATTTCAGAACTGTTAGTGACAGAAGAGGTTCTTCCAGTGGAAGCTATGGAAGCTGAACCAGTAACGTCAATGACTATAATAGAACAAGTTGAGCAAGTGCATGTCCTACCAGTAATTCAGGTACAAGTGGATCCTGCACAGGTAACCGTGGAACAGATGCACCAGGATCTCATACATGACAATCAAGTGAAAGGCACACAGATGGAGGAACTACAGGAACAGGTGCAGATTAGTTACCTGGAAGTTGAACACATTCAGACTGAACAAGGTGCTGAAGTTCACGTGGAGCAGTTACATGTCGAGCATGTAAATCAAATACAGATGGAAGAAGTACAGGCAGAACTTATAGATGGAACAGACCTTGAGCAAGTAGAATATCAAAGTGTTgatcaaggagaagcagaagaaaaggatCATAATCAAGCAGATGATGCAGATAAGGAACATCATGAGCAAGCTGAAGACTTAAAAACACAACAATTAGTGGATACACAAAATGCAAAAGTGGATGAGTAG
- the ZNF131 gene encoding zinc finger protein 131 isoform X2: protein MEAEETMECIQEFPEHYKVILDRLNEQREQDQFTDITLIVDGHHFKAHKAVLAACSQFFHKFFQDFTQEPLVEIEGVSNMAFRHLIEFTYTAKLMVQGEEEANDVWKAAEYLQMLEAIKALEIRNKENSSPLESNEAQGKNKPKKRKIAETSNVITETLPSAESEPVEIEVEIAEGTMKVEDDSIETLEEVASAEQSIKYIQTTGTSDESALALLADITSKYRQGERKCQMQEEGDSATDPSCKQEHMKTHSTENYKCDICNKRYLRESALKQHLTCYHLDEGGASKKQRPGKKIHVCQYCDKQFDHFGHFKEHLRKHTGEKPFECPNCHERFARNSTLKCHLTACQSGAGAKKGRKKLYECQVCNSVFNSWDQFKDHLVIHTGDKPNHCTLCDLWFMQGSELRRHLKEMHNISELLVTEEVLPVEAMEAEPVTSMTIIEQVEQVHVLPVIQVQVDPAQVTVEQMHQDLIHDNQVKGTQMEELQEQVQISYLEVEHIQTEQGAEVHVEQLHVEHVNQIQMEEVQAELIDGTDLEQVEYQSVDQGEAEEKDHNQADDADKEHHEQAEDLKTQQLVDTQNAKVDE, encoded by the exons ATGGAAGCTGAGGAAACGATGGAATGTATCCAGGAATTCCCTGAGCACTATAAAGTTATTTTGGATAGGCTGAATGAACAACGTGAGCAGGACCAGTTTACCGATATCACGCTGATCGTCGATG GTCACCATTTTAAAGCTCATAAGGCAGTTCTTGCTGCCTGTAGCCAGTTCTTCCACAAATTCTTCCAAGATTTCACTCAGGAGCCTTTGGTGGAGATTGAAG GTGTAAGTAACATGGCATTTCGTCACCTAATTGAGTTCACCTATACAGCAAAGCTAATGGTACAAGGTGAGGAAGAAGCAAATGATGTTTGGAAAGCTGCAGAGTATCTACAGATGCTAGAAGCAATCAAAGCACTTGAAATCAG GAACAAAGAAAATTCATCACCCTTAGAATCAAATGAAGCACAAggtaaaaataaaccaaaaaagagGAAGATTGCTGAAACCTCTAATGTTATCACAGAAACACTGCCATCTGCAGAATCAGAGCCTGTTGAAATTGAGGTGGAGATTGCTGAAGGGACGATGAAAGTGGAGGATGACAGCATTGAAACTCTTGAAGAAGTAGCTTCTGCAGAGCAATCCATAAAGTACATACAGACAACAGGTACATCAGATGAATCTGCTTTGGCTCTTTTGGCAGATATCACCAGCAAGTATCgtcagggagagagaaaatgccAGATGCAAGAAGAAGGTGATAGTGCAACTGACCCCTCGTGCAAACAG GAACACATGAAAACACACTCTACTGAGAATTACAAATGTGACATATGCAATAAAAGATACCTACGAGAGAGTGCTTTGAAACAGCACCTCACCTGTTACCACCTTGATGAAGGTGGTGCCAGCAAGAAGCAAAGACCTGGCAAGAAAATACATGTATGCCAGTACTGTGACAAGCAGTTTGACCATTTTGGGCATTTTAAAGAGCACCTTCGGAAGCACACAG GTGAAAAACCCTTTGAATGTCCAAACTGCCATGAACGTTTTGCTCGGAATAGCACACTGAAATGTCACCTGACAGCCTGTCAGTCTGGAGCTGGTGctaaaaagggaagaaagaagctGTATGAATGTCAG GTTTGTAACAGCGTATTTAACAGCTGGGATCAGTTCAAAGACCACTTGGTAATACACACTGGTGACAAACCCAACCACTGCACCTTATGTGATCTGTGGTTTATGCAAGGCAGCGAGCTGAGAAGGCATCTCAAAGAAATGCACAATATTTCAGAACTGTTAGTGACAGAAGAGGTTCTTCCAGTGGAAGCTATGGAAGCTGAACCAGTAACGTCAATGACTATAATAGAACAAGTTGAGCAAGTGCATGTCCTACCAGTAATTCAGGTACAAGTGGATCCTGCACAGGTAACCGTGGAACAGATGCACCAGGATCTCATACATGACAATCAAGTGAAAGGCACACAGATGGAGGAACTACAGGAACAGGTGCAGATTAGTTACCTGGAAGTTGAACACATTCAGACTGAACAAGGTGCTGAAGTTCACGTGGAGCAGTTACATGTCGAGCATGTAAATCAAATACAGATGGAAGAAGTACAGGCAGAACTTATAGATGGAACAGACCTTGAGCAAGTAGAATATCAAAGTGTTgatcaaggagaagcagaagaaaaggatCATAATCAAGCAGATGATGCAGATAAGGAACATCATGAGCAAGCTGAAGACTTAAAAACACAACAATTAGTGGATACACAAAATGCAAAAGTGGATGAGTAG